In Phaseolus vulgaris cultivar G19833 chromosome 3, P. vulgaris v2.0, whole genome shotgun sequence, the sequence CTTGTTCTGCGGCCTCAACGCAGCCACACTTTGCATACATGTCGATGATACTAGTCCAAAGAGAAGCATTATCCGTGCCTTTCAAGATTTTATCAACATATGCATGAACCCACTTGCCAAGGTCAAGAGCACCTAGGCAAGCACAAGCCGGAAGAACGCCCAAGAACGTTACATCGTTAGGCGTCACTTTTTCTCTAAGCATGAGATCAAACAGCGCCAAGGCCTCCGCGTACAAACTCAGGTAGGAATACCCACCAATCATAGTATTCCACGAAATCAAATCTTTTTCCCTTATCCCATCAAACAGCTCACGAGCCGTATCAATTTCACCACACTTGCAATACATATCAACGAGAGCGTTAACAAGCTGAATATTCGAACCAAGCCCATGATCTCTAACCCAAGAACCAATCCATTTTCCCAACTCCAGCGATCCCAAATGCCCACAAGCAGAAAGAACACTGACCATTGTACTCTTATTCGGCGACACGTCAGCCTCTTGCATGCTGCTAAAGCAAGCCAGGGCTTCTTCAAAGCGACCACCTTGAACATACCCGGCAATCATGGCATTCCACGAAACCACATCCTTGGCGGGAATTTCATCAAAAAGGCGTCGGGCATCGTCCACGTGGCCCTCGGAGACATACCCAGTAATAAGAGCGGTGAATGACACAGCATCTCTCAAAACACTTTTATCAAACACCAACCGCGCATTCTTCAATTCACCCAATTGGGAGTACATGTGAATGAGGGAAGTATGGACGTGGGGGTGACAATGGAGGGCGAACTTGAGGACGTGGGCGTGGAGCTGTTTCCCCAGGTGGGTGGCTCTGGCTTTGGCGCAGGACTTAAATAGAAAGGGGAAGGTGTGGGAATTGGGGTGGAGGCCAGAGTGTAACATCTGGTTGTAGAGTTCTAATGAGGAGTTGGGAGAATGGGTGAGGGAGTGGGCCCGAATGAGGGTGTTACAGATGAAGATGTTGGGATGTTGGATGGAATGGAAGAGAGAGAGGGCGTAGGAGAGGTCCTGGGAAGGGGAAAGGGCGCAGAACTCAATGAGCTTGCTCTGAGCGAAGAGGGTATTGTggagacccgttttgatgatgAGGGAGTGGATTTGTTTGAGGGTAGCGATGTTGGGGCAATTGGAGAGGAGAGTGAGATAAGGGTGGTTTTGGAGAAGGTTGTAGGGAGGATCAGAGGAGGCGGGGAGAAAGTGGAGAATGGAAGGGGACACTGACACACACGCCATGGTTTTgcctctcttcttcttcttcttttcttcttcttcttcttttcttcttcttcttcttcttgatgaTTACTTGCCTGCAACACAAGCCATTGGCCAGTGATAAGAGTTAGTTTCAGAGCCTGTCCTTCTCTACCATGCTACAAAACACATTAAAATATCACttgttattttttgtaatttctttccaaaaattgttattttcaaatatatacaCGTAAATGTTagttatcttttatattttaagaaataaatactAGTTGTCAACTATAACTATAGATAATAATTCATTCTTTTTATTATCGaaataaagaaattttaaaatttctatgGATTTGGATACATTATGTTCAGCGACTAGTGAAATTGTATTTAGAAACATAACTTccttttatttaactttttttaaatcgTGTCTTCAagaactttttattatttttattttttaaattctgttttttcctatttaaatcgttattttaatttattttattaaaatcatgCTTCTAAGCACActtttaatgatttatttaagtagatttttttttcttcaatcaatttttttaatttttttaaaaatgtgatttattattttttttgaaaaattaaaagttaacatgtttttcttaattttaaattaatgtttgtatttttttaagtacGTATACCACATTTTTGCATAATGTAGTTcattaatgattttaatttaatgtaatttgagaaataaaaaataataagtagaTCACtaatttgaatgaaaaaaatattaaggagatgaatattttaaataaattaaaattaaaattaaaaattgttattGTTTATATGGATAACTTTTCTTACACTATGACTTCTAGTGTTGATATGACTTCTAGTGTTGATAATAGGAATATTTGTttggtttatttttaattggttCATTAATTTTGGTATGAATTTTAGTAGTATATGATTTTCTTGACTTTCTGAGGACATGTGAGGATTGGAATGAAATTTGGTGTCATATAACATGATGAATcatcttattttaaattgaatgaAACTAAATTTTACAAGTTTTATAAATATTCAAACACATTGAGACAATAATGTTCAATATTCATAAATGGTAAGAGAAATAAGTGATAATGATGCGAGAACAAGTAGTTTGAAACTAcacaaaatcatttaatttaacAATGTATTGATAGTTGACCAATTTGAGGAGTTGATATCTCCTGAACATCAAACTCaaagttttctcttttaaaGATTTTGACATAATACATGATTGATTTTTGTTCTTTCTTTATTGAGTAAGGTAGTGATATATTTACACTATTGATATCCTACTCGCAACTAGTGGTGAAACTTAGTATTGTACGAGGAAGGCCTTGATCcctccttttttttatatacataaatttgtgtataaataaaaatatatattttttaatttagtatattttatatatttgaaatcTCTAAATTTTTGcacacttataaaaaaaaatattgacacccccaaaatattttatgaagatTCGTCACTGCTCATTAAATACATTCTATCTTGATGTATTATTTAACAAAccataattttgttattttttaaagattgaCTTAACAAAGACAAAAATAAGTCATAAAAATTGTTGCCATCAAAACAGGTTTCGCAAATTCAGTTAGGTTGGTTTGCATATGTCTATGCATTTTACTTCCATTGTATATTTTAGACCAATTCTCTATTAATAACCGATTAAACTATGAAATGATTAGTCAAAAGtctaattttataattgatAATTTAGTTTGAAGTATgagtagttttattttttttaatgaaagttttcatgttaggcattactatgcaacttgacatctcagctaggctgataccttaagtaacaacaatcatctgtcatcacatgaaaaaagtattattaaaaaaaggaaaaagaaagaaaatacaaaaatatgggggactagaccaaaactcacatgctaacaaaaacgatacataggtagactatacttattcataaagaattctaagaacaaactagatggaagtctattataccaatgaaattaaTCTCTATGAATGAACCCTAAATTAGTCAATTTATCAGCACATGTATTTccctcacgaaaaatatgagtaaccctaaacctgattgtcctacaaaaattaagacaagtattccatcgattacgaagcatccacggaacattagtcctagcagtaaacgcagcacaaaccaagacaaaatcacattcaagccaaacaTCAATAAGtctcatcttttgagcttcctccatagcatgtataactccataaaactcagcaactaaagcagtctgaacttcaagaaaccctgaaaaagcaccaataaattctcccatactcccacgaaaaatacctccacaagtagcaagaccaggataccccctagcagccccattagtgttaattttaacccagcctggtgaaggaaattcgCATCTAACTggaagaggatgaagaactttcccactacgagtcttaataccaaaaaacttaatcacgttgaaatccaacatatcattcttcattgaagcttcagacgaatttcccactagacaagttaaatctttaattaccgaaatagccttagaaacctcaatcttatcctgaaatctagcataattcctcatacgccataccatccatatagaaaaggttatcacagcaagtttaatcaatttaaccaaaggactaccatcactcttaataaaagaaagaagatcatccttattagagaaatgagaagtaagaaaaatctgtcgaacctaactccaaatatgtaatgcattagaacattcaaaaaatagatgttgaatagattcttcatgcttttcacaaagcgtacacatagaacatttATACAGacccttattctgaatatgcagatctgtaggaagtcgcccatgaaaatttttccagagtactaaagttttggaaggcggaatagatgaagaccaaatgaacttaccccaaccacctggaactcctggttccaagaaaaaagtcctagccgatttaagagtgaaacgaccaaactcatctagaatccaattaggaatatattgttcctctctaaccatgatatgattaaaaaaatgcgGCATCTACTGTAAagataagggaatattccaatcataaCCTGACCAAAATTGAaagactgtatccggaatgtTAGCCCCATCatataaccctgcaatatttgctaaagaagtagtagaacaccatttatcattccagaaattaataaaagaacctgtaccaacagtccaagaagtataatcaagtatgatagaataaaattgtttaattccaagccaaagagatgaggatctataaaccattctaaactcgtattttgatttaagaactctggctttcaagagtaaagaccaaagtttgttgctataagcgaagttccaagcaagcttaagaagatatgcattattttcatgatgaagattaataatattcaagcctccatcctcaagaggtgaacaaattttcGCCCAATTAACAGTAGCGAtaccttttttcataatatcaccagtccaaataaaattctggcaccactgctcaacttgcttaataagtgaaactgaccatttatacatattaaaactataagctagaaatccagtaatcactgtattgaccagCTGGATCCGACCCATCATgttaagagatttacctttccaagatgctagcttcaatttgactttatcagccaaaggttgaagaaatcgacactttggagcactaacaaagatagacactcctaaataattgaaaggcaaacaaccatgactacaagaaataatattttgaattttggtgacaaatcttggagaattatccatggtgaagaaactacttttagagttattaatatattgaccagaaaaatcaccatatgttttaagaaaagtactcaaatttcaaagagacttaatatcccccctacagaaaataaaaatgtcatcagcatacaaaatatgagagggagtgagataacctttCGGACTagccatatttaaaatcttcttatcattcacaagcttagaaatagctctactaagaacttcctctgcaagacaaaaaagtaaaggagacaatgaATCACCTTGTCTTACACCTCGACTGCAgggaaaaaaacccaccaaactaccacttattctgaaagaaagcatagctgaacagagaattgtactaatccaactgacaaacgaggggtgaaaaccaaagcgtttcaaaactaataataagaacttccaactcagagtgtcaaaagctttatgaatatcaactttgtaagccacattacctcctctaacctttttagaaagcatattaatagcttcagaagcaataccaatgcaatcctgaatttgtctaccctgcacaaacccatattgattaggagaaatgattctagcagccacaagagcaagcctatccgccagtatcttggaaataattttaaatttgaaattagcaacaacaattggcctgtaatctttaatggaatcagcaccctgaatcttaggaataagagataccacattactgttcattccagggagaacccaattttgtttaaaaaattgttgaacagcattacaaacatctgtcccaataatttctcagcaagaatgatagaaaacaccaccaaaaccatcaagaccagg encodes:
- the LOC137807504 gene encoding pentatricopeptide repeat-containing protein At1g08070, chloroplastic, which codes for MACVSVSPSILHFLPASSDPPYNLLQNHPYLTLLSNCPNIATLKQIHSLIIKTGLHNTLFAQSKLIEFCALSPSQDLSYALSLFHSIQHPNIFICNTLIRAHSLTHSPNSSLELYNQMLHSGLHPNSHTFPFLFKSCAKARATHLGKQLHAHVLKFALHCHPHVHTSLIHMYSQLGELKNARLVFDKSVLRDAVSFTALITGYVSEGHVDDARRLFDEIPAKDVVSWNAMIAGYVQGGRFEEALACFSSMQEADVSPNKSTMVSVLSACGHLGSLELGKWIGSWVRDHGLGSNIQLVNALVDMYCKCGEIDTARELFDGIREKDLISWNTMIGGYSYLSLYAEALALFDLMLREKVTPNDVTFLGVLPACACLGALDLGKWVHAYVDKILKGTDNASLWTSIIDMYAKCGCVEAAEQVFRSNGSRSLASRNAMISGFAMNGHAERALALFEEMIKEGFQPDDITFVGVLSACTQAGLVDLGHRYFSSMNQDFGISPKLQHYGCMIDLLARGGKFEEAKVMMGNMQMEPDGAIWGSLLNACRIHGQVEFGEYVAEQLFQLEPENSGAYVLLSNIYAGAGRWDDVARIRTRLNDKGMKKVPGCTSIEIDGIVHEFLVGDKLHSQSEYIYRMLDEVDKLLEESGFVPDTSEVLYDMDEEWKEGALTQHSEKLAIAFGLISTKPGTTIRIVKNLRVCGNCHSATKLISKIFNREIIARDRNRFHHFKDGFCSCNDCW